The genome window AAGCTCCTTCTGCAATCTGCATGCCAGAGACAAAATTTGCAGCAAAGCTACATAAGCATATTACCTGTGTGCGAAAGCGCTCAATGTTTCTTTCAGTGGTAATCTTAGGGTGGGTTCCCGTCTGAGCACAGAGTACATGTCAGATAACTACAGTATATAATAAAGCTTTGAGGGAATAAAGTGAAAGTTCTAAACGACCTGAATAGCATACTGCTCAGCAGGAAGACCAAATGCATCCCATCCCATTGGATGCAAAACGTTGAAGCCTTTCATGCGCTTGAATCTTGACAGAATGTCAGTTGCCGTGTATCCAAGGGGGTGCCCAACATGCAACCCAGCCCCACTGCACAACATTTTGAAAACAGTTCAAACAGCGAGCAACACTATCGAAAGTTTCACGGTTTTACCTCAAAGCTCCAAAAATGCTTTGCTTCCAAACACGCCTACTCTGCTAATtcatgaaagaaagaaaaaacgaACAGGCATAGGCGCACACCATAATCGCACACGCACCATTTTTGTGCTAACGAAACCGCGGTGAAATTGAACAACTGCAGCACACAAATCCGCGCGGTGCAAATTAGATGGATGGATAGATGGCGCCCTACCTGGGGTAGGGGAACATGTCGAGGATGTAGCACTTGGGCTTGGAGGTGTCGAGCCCCTCGCCGATGTCCAGGGTGCGGAACGTGCGGTGCTCCTCCCAGTGCCGCTGCCACCTCGGCTCGATCTCATCGAATGGGTAAGCCCTCCTCGCCGCTGTCTGCGCCTTCCCCGTGTCGGCCGCAGCGGCGGCGCTGGCACAACAGCGAGCTGGGAGCGGCGGGGAGCGGCAGACGGCGAGGACTCGGTGGCGGCGACGGTGATGGCCCGCGGTAacggcgggaggccgcgcctggAGCTGGAGTGGGAATTGGAGGGGCCATTGCAGCGCCAAGGCCATCGTCGTCGTCCGGGAGCGGGAGCTGAGCGTCCCAGCCTGCTGGCCAAATGTATAGCCCTGATTTGGGATAAGGTTTTAGGCTGCTCCAACAGTCCAAAAAGGTTCCGGTAAGGCCCTTTGATTACTTTAGTCAATGGACTAAAATTTAGTTATTAGATTAAAGTTTAGTCTATATCATGTTTACTCTAGGTACTAAATATATTTAAAATCATTAAATGAGACTAGAGATTAAAAcaatttagtcccttttagtcactcATTAAAAACTAGAGATTAAAACAGTTTAGTCTCTATTTTAATTCCATAGTTTAGTAATTTAggaactaaatgagactaaaatggaAGAATTAATCTTTAGCCTTTCGAACTAAACGGGTCTAAATTTAGAGTAGATTTTCTCTTTTATAATATTCTCTAAATATATACGATATTTTTATTCTCTAAATTTCGAGTTTATAGTGTTATCTAAAAATATAGGATATTTTTTATCTCTATATTTCAATATTTTAAACCATAAATTAAACAAAACTAATATATATAATTTAATTGTATAATAAATACATACCTAGAAATTTTGAAATAAAATATGTCTTATATTTTAATATAAGTATTTATTTGTAGAGGACGAGATAGAAGACTCTATTAGAGAGGGACAAGATATATAAGAAATAAATCTTTTGTGATTAATATCTTATGCTATCAATAATGTTGGTAAAAGTGCGTAATCAAAtgatctagtgcattcaaacaaaaTCCAACAATAACTACTATTCTACAATAAACTAGTTACACATGTGTTACAAATGGTTGTGAGCTTTAGTGGTTAGAACTTGGGTGTAAGAGGAGGGAGGGTGACGGCTCAAACCCCATCCCTAAATATAGTATAAACTTCTTCCACCTAAACCCTAATATCTACTCTCTCTTAAAATAGTAGTCGTTTTAACTTTTGgtttttatgtttatatttaaATAAATGAAGATGAACCTAAACGGCTAGACATATATATAAACATGTATATCAAGTATCAAGTATTATATGAATCTATTAATTAACTAAAACAAATTTTAGGACGGAGAGAATATTTTTTACATTTAACATATTTTATGGAACTATTAGATCTAGATTGGGATATAAAGGCCGCTAGTGGTCTTAAAATTTGGAGCGAGATGGGGCAGGGAGGTGGCCGGGACGCCGGGTGGGGCTGGAGAGAGACGAGAAAGGCTAAGGCGGTAGCAACTCCCTTATTCCATTTTATATATTTTAtctcctatttcaaacttcactattTCAAACAATATTATATGATATCATATTGTATCAGTTATTTTACACGATCCACTAAATACAGCCTAAGAGtaactccagtagttctctaaaagacttcctaaatcaataatttaggtagttaacataaaaactattctccaacagttctctaaatgaactttctaaatttaacaacttgttatctaacctcattttctctctacatttgacaaccatttaacaacttcctaaacaaaaatgttgactgtattatatagtttttgtgacttattttttatgtggatagatacaaaacaaaattacaatctatatttagagaactattggagaactcacatttttttactcAAAAGTCATTTAGCAACTTtttaaatctgtgatttagagagctaaaatttacataactattggagttgctctaacaaATTTAAATCTCCTTCATGTTGTTGTATGATGGTGCCGTGGCAGTTTTACATGTGTCATCATCTACATCAGAACCTTAACGGCTCTGCTACGACTCAGTACAGAAACAAATCATCTATTGAAGTACATGAGGAACTGGCAGACTTTACTACATAGAAATTGTTTATTTGCCACCCTACGTATACATGTGATGCCACGAAACTAAAGTACAGCCTTCTGATTCAATTAATAATTCTCGCTCCAATAAATTCCAGGTGTTGTCTGCTGCGGCTGCTGGAAAAGGATCATGGGCTGATGCTGTATGAGACTTTAGTGAGGCCTTTCTTGACTCTTATGTTTGTCACCTGACGAAACATCGGAAATGAGGTCAGCTTCTCCAAGTCCTAGCTCCAAAGGTACAGAATAGAAAAAAAAAAGATATGCACAGCATATGTCAAGTTATTGACTCTTTTATATCCGTTTATCTGTCCTGACAGTTTCTGTGTAGGCCAAATTAGGTGGCATGAGTGCCATCTAGTCGGaaatgagaaaagaaaaaaaaacgatGCAAATCATAGGAAACGGAGATCATGAATGCACTAGCAGGACACGATGTGCATTGACTTACTAGAAACACCCAAATGTCCAACTACGGTGCCCTCCACTCAAAATATCATTTGCAACGAGTATCATTGTTTAGGATTCACAAAAGCCAATCTACTTCCAGATTTCGGGATGGAAAGGCCATGCCCCTATTTGTTTTCTTTcaggattatataatccagctcaTAGATTATATAAGCACATATTGACCtacttatggattatcataatctagaTATTTATATTATATAACTTAATAATATATATTGTTTGTTTACATAATTACATCTCAACTTAAttaagctagattatataatctagagggtAAACAGTCAGGGCCTTAGTTTTTAAGACCAGTGGATAGTTCTGTATGAAACTTGACAGGCCTGGGAAATCCAGCTGTGAGAAAACTAGCTTGGCAAAAAAAAACAATCACCTTTAGGCTGTTGATGATTGAAATGTCGGCAACATGAGTGCCACCGCAAGGACCACCAGGGTTATCCCCAAACTTAACAATGCGAGGATTGCTATCCTGCCATGAAAACATAATGTCGCAAACAATGTTAATGATAAAcacaaaactttgaaaaatagacATCTTCGTTAGAATATTTCTGGTTAAAATCTAACTATTGATGCTCGATTTCGATGataattcaagacatactcacacaCAGAAATGCAGCCTTATGCATTTTTCAGATGCAAATGCAGGTATATTCCCTCTGATTCAAAATATTTGTTGTTTTAACCTTCTCAATTTCTTTTAAAATACATGTCATCCTAGAACTTCTAGGCACTTTTTGCTCTCTAGTACTTCCTTTCCTGCCCTTGCTACATAAATATTATCACTCTCATAAATAATGTTTTTAGATAACATTCTCACAAATAAATGAATCTCTTTCAGTTTTGGCATCAAATTTCTtattactccctccgttcttttttatttgtcgtgttttagttcaaaaatgaactagcgggtgacaaatattcgagaacgggtgTAGTATTTTAAAAGGAATAATTTCTTAATAGCTGTGCACAACTCTAAAATATGTATTTTGAATCGCATGGACCATGGAGTATCACACAGTGATGATGTCAATAGATCAAGAGATAAGAAATGTTTCTGCAATCCTTGAGTAAGAACTAAGAAGTAAACTGGAATGGTATTTACTAAAAAGACATTCAAATGTATACGATCAATGATGCCGGTGGAGTGTAGATTTGGTACAAGCAAAGACAATGCATATAAGAAGTCTACAGGACTAACCTTTGAAATGTAGCTAGGCAAAGAACCTCCGCATAATATGGCTGCCTCCTCATAAGGAAAAACAGAAGCTAAGACCTGCAAAAAGGGTGAACACTTAAAAGACGACAGAATGGATGATGTGAACTTCAACATAGTCAGCTTGCTTATCCACCTTCGCTCCTTCTGAAATTAGTCTATTGGCCTCTCTTTCCAGTTCATTTTTCTTAACCGGTATTTGATCTGGAGGAATTATTCCCTTATACTCAACAAACGGTCTACAAAGAACAGAGGCACAAGAGAGCAAAACTGGTAAATGCTAAAATGAGATGAAATGCCAGCAGCTAGTAACAACTGGACCCAAATGCTATCCATACAAAGAGCAAAAGAATAAATGCATCAAAGGTAACCAATCATACCCATCAGGAAAATGATAGCCTTTCCCAGGCTCCAGATGAAAGAGGCCTACATTGTGAACACAGATGTCCAACAAATGGCCAGCAGAATGAAGCCTGGAGCATTACAGCGATAGCATAATGAGAAGTAAAGCTTAGACTTTCAGAAATAATGAAATGGTTACGAGCTGACAGAAACTGGTTGATGAAATTCTCAAACTGCTTATTACATTGAGTATCTATGAGCTGAATACATCACTACTTCTACAGGCATTCCCCGTGGAAATACTAGTATGGATCATCTGGCCAGGATGTCAGCTACGAATTAATGTTAGCTTCAAGCAACTTAACTAGTATGGACCATTCAGATCGCATCACCTTGAATTAAAGCTGCGTCGTTCTGCGTCGACCTGCAAGCTAACGGTTCCCCCCTCCTTAAATACAGTCCCACATCCTTGCTCCGTGCCCTCAAATCTTCCGTAGTGGAAAACCTGGGTGCAATCACAAAATGAGTGGGGCACGGAAAGTGGGAAAAAAAGAGGAAAATCAAAATCCCTGCGACAGCAGCATGGTTCATAGACAAGTTTGCAGCTTTTCGTGAGGGTAGCGAAACCCCCCCCGGATGCTCACCACTCCGTCTTTCGCCCGCACATCCTCAACAAGGAACCTGGCTCCGCCGGCGGAGATGACGCCCGTGTCCGCCGGTTGGCCGCCGCCCTGCGGGTGGAAGACCGTGGCGTCCAGCACCACCGCTACCCGGCCGCCCTCCTCCTGTGGACACCCGGAGCTTAGCTTAGGCCAATAGGCCGCCGCCCGCCGGTTCCAGCCTAGGGTTGCGCGCCTACGGAGGAGGGAAGAGAAAAAACCTGGTGGACGGAGAGAACGGTGGCGGATGAGTGGTGGAGTGCCCCCATATCATCGAAGTAGACGAGCCTGGTGGGGCCCACCGGCCTCGCCGGTGCAGCCTCCTGCGCCATTTTTTCCCGTGGAGGCGATGGTGGGAGACTTGGCAACGATCGATCGCCGCCGGCGGTGACGAGGAAGTTCGGCGGGTTGAGGGGTGAGGACCGGTCAGGCAGCAGCGCCAAGTGGTTCAAATCGAACGCGCAAGACGCTCGGAtgtctgaagattctgaagaGACGAACAAGGCCTGACAAGACAATATATAGGCCCGCGCCCCACCGTGACTACGTGCTGTTTACAGATTTTGATGGTCTCATGGCCAGGCTTGGTTTCGAGGTGCCTTCGTTCTTCGCCCAGCTTTCTGTTTGTCTCTGAACTTTCCTGGAGATAAAAAAAGGAATTCTGCAAGGTCGCCTAATTACGGGAGCAGGTTGGCTTTGACTGCCCATTGCCCACCCATAAACTGGGAATTTGGGAAAAGGTTAACGCATACGCTTCTGTAAAAAAAAATGCTAGTTTATTACCATGTGTCTGTTTCTCTCGCTTCTCGCTTGGTTCCGGAGGCGCCCAGAACATTACCGAACCTTCGAGGCTTCGATGAAACTTCCGTGAAACGAAACTATATCTCCTCAACAAGCAGTGGCGGAGGTTGAAACTTCGAACTTTGATGTTGCACCAAATAGAAACCTGTGCGAACAGTGCAGAGTTCAGAGAGCACTTGAGAAGAACTCGTATAATTGCGGGTCTACGTCCGATCCAACTCCTTTGGATTGTACACTTGAGGCAACTCGGTCAAGTTTTAAGTAAAAAATGCACGGTACGCTTCTCGAATGGTCAAACTTTAACTAGTTATACAGAAAGTGGCATCAATATTTATGTCTAAACATGTTTATATATGATAGTACATCTCGTGATCTATATTATAAAGCTTTTGCACATTTTGAACATTAGTATTTTTTTATACCCGTTATGAACATTAATACTCCTAGTCCTATGCTTTTGTGTGCATATTTAGTCAAATTTAAAAGAGTTTCACTCACTGATAAATGAGATGTATACTTATGGGATGGAAGGGGTACTAGTTAATTGCAAACATTATCAACCGTATACTACACAAACATAAGTGTATCATTTTAATATATTAACATAAAGATTGAGCACATATTAACTAAGGCTCCCTTTGGAATACAAGGATTTTAGAGCAATTATACATAAATTTCACATAAATCAGTTTATTTTCACAGGAAAAACACAGGAAGAGCCTAAAGCTAGATCGCTCGAGTCATCACGGATCAAAGAACACAACGGGTAACCAACACGTTCTCGCGAAGAATAGCGGCAAGAACCGGCAAAAAGAATAGTTATCGCGCTTATGTGATGAAGAACGATTAATTTTCGGTTAAACTAGAAAAAAATGTTGAAGCTCTCGTTGAGAGACATTCCATCGAGGCAATAATGTCATCTGGTTATACTAGGTCGGTTGACAAGTCTAGGGCACCATCTTGATTTCGGATCAAAGAGATAAACAACAATATGAGGGTTAGAAGGGCAAAAGAGAGACAGTAGATTAGTTTTCGTTTGATTATGTATTAGATTGCTCAGTCGGTCATAATCCTCTAATATATGTATAAATGGATACTTTTGTCCCATTAGAAAACCTTTTCAAGACGTTTTTCTCATGTTTTACCTGAGTTTGGAATGGTTATCATAGAAATCCAAATTCGAACAGTGTTTTTTTAGTTTAACGGAACTTCCAACGTCCTTCAGAGTTCTCACCTTTGTCGGAACTTCCGAAGTGGGGATAACCCTAGACATCCAACGTCGGAGTTGCAACTTGCAACCATTGTCGGAACTTCTGATCTACTATACAGATAACCTTTTATATCCAAATACTCCATCCGTCCCAAAATAGTATTCATTTTAGAGTGTTAATAGATTCatataatatttgatgtatgtgttttatatTTTTTAGATAATGGACACATAGTCTGACCTTGGCCTCATACGAAGATCATTTTTTATACTGAGCAAAACAATAGTCCCAAAGTTAAGACTAAACAAAGGGAGATTCCCGGCATGGAACTCAAGAAACAAAACCATAAGATCATTTTTATAACCTCCCAACGGACTTGATAAAATTCCACTGAGAATCCATGAATCCATCAGGCCCTGGTGCCTTATTATGTTCCATACTGAACACCGCCGCTTTGACTTCTGCTGAAAAGGCCTATATGAGCTTTACATTCTCGGTCTGAGAGACTTTTATTATATCATCTCTAAGATCCTCATCCAGAGTACATGATAAACTTTCTGGAGGGCCAAAGAGATTTTTATAATAACCAGTTATATGACTTTTTAACTCCCCATCGCCATATAACATACGATCTTCGTTTTGCATCTCGAAGATACGATTCTTCCTATGTTTTTCATTGGCTACCATATGAAAATATTTGTATTACTGTCACCTTCTAGAAGCTCATTAACCTTCGCTCTTTGATACCACTTAATTTCCTCTTCGCGGAGAAGCTATGCAAACCTGTTCTAAAAGTAATTGCATAGATCTAACTCCATTGAACTCAAAGAAACTAATTTAGCTTTCTTATCAATATCATCGAGCTTAGAAATAATctccttcttttcctttttcaaagAACCGGAGGTATGTTTTGCCCATCC of Zea mays cultivar B73 chromosome 8, Zm-B73-REFERENCE-NAM-5.0, whole genome shotgun sequence contains these proteins:
- the LOC100216661 gene encoding uncharacterized LOC100216661; the protein is MLKFTSSILSSFKCSPFLQVLASVFPYEEAAILCGGSLPSYISKDSNPRIVKFGDNPGGPCGGTHVADISIINSLKVTNIRVKKGLTKVSYSISP